The Thermomicrobiales bacterium genome contains the following window.
CAGGTCGGCACGCCGTATGACGTGAAAGACGTGCCGCATGTCATGTACTTCAACTACGACGCGGAAGCGTTGCATGGCGCCTATTGGCACAACAACTTCGGCACGCCGATGAGCCATGGCTGTGTCAATTTGCCGCTCGACATGGCGACGTTCCTCTTCGACTGGGCTCCCCTCGGGACCATGGTCTGGGTTCACGCCTGACGAAAGACACGCAGACCGGGACCTGTTCCTGGGCAACCTGCGCAAAACATCGCATGGGCGGCATTGTTGCCGCCCATTTCTGGTGCTACCATCGTTCGATTGACACGCTCGATGGAGAGCGTCCCCGTTCTCCACATCACCCGGAGCGTTCTTGGAGTCAGCAGCCACCCAGCCTCATACCAGCGCCCCTCCGCTGACGATCGCGCTTGCAAATCAGAAAGGCGGCGTTGGCAAGACCACGTCTGCCGTGAACATCGCTGTCGAACTGTCGCGCCGAAACGCCCGCGTGCTGTTGGTGGATGTCGATCCCCAGGGGAATGCGTCGTCGTCCCTTGGGCTCGACAAGCGCGAACTCGATGTCACGGTCTATGACCTGCTGATCGAACGAGCCACCCTGGACGCCGTGGTCGTGCGCGACATCCGCCCCTCACTCGATTTGATCCCTGCCAGCGGTTCGCTCGCTGGTGCGGAAGTGGAGTTGGTCGAGTTTGCCGATCGGGCGACCCGGCTGCGGACCGCGCTTTCCAGCGCCGCCCACCGGTACGATGTCGTGGTGATCGACTCTCCCCCCTCGCTCGGCTTTCTGACGGTCAATGCGCTT
Protein-coding sequences here:
- a CDS encoding AAA family ATPase produces the protein MESAATQPHTSAPPLTIALANQKGGVGKTTSAVNIAVELSRRNARVLLVDVDPQGNASSSLGLDKRELDVTVYDLLIERATLDAVVVRDIRPSLDLIPASGSLAGAEVELVEFADRATRLRTALSSAAHRYDVVVIDSPPSLGFLTVNALCAAQHVIVPIQCEYLALEGLGQLIGTIDLVKKQLNPELDLTGVLMTMYDARTRLSAQVVEEVRRYFPQRTFATVVPRSVRLAEAPSFGQSIAEYDAASRGAAAYRAVVDELSARLALGLTAPESTFLPNPSDQYAAQPMS